A DNA window from Maribellus comscasis contains the following coding sequences:
- the arfB gene encoding alternative ribosome rescue aminoacyl-tRNA hydrolase ArfB yields MIFSEEIIKRLENECTYSATRSSGPGGQNVNKVNTRVELRFPVNESSVFSEKEKDLIRQKLGNRINSESELLLFSESERSQLANRKKVFERFILLVKNALTPKKKRIKTSPTAGSKQKRLEKKKINAQKKQLRKPPEI; encoded by the coding sequence ATGATTTTTTCGGAAGAAATAATAAAACGCCTCGAAAATGAATGCACTTATTCAGCCACGCGGAGTAGCGGCCCCGGCGGACAAAATGTAAACAAAGTAAACACCCGGGTTGAACTACGTTTCCCGGTAAATGAATCTTCTGTATTTTCAGAGAAAGAAAAAGACCTCATCCGCCAAAAACTGGGCAACCGGATAAACTCGGAAAGCGAATTGTTACTTTTCTCGGAGTCGGAGCGTTCACAACTGGCCAACAGGAAAAAGGTATTCGAACGCTTTATCTTACTGGTAAAAAATGCTTTAACTCCAAAAAAGAAAAGAATAAAAACCAGTCCAACCGCAGGTTCTAAACAAAAACGGCTTGAAAAGAAAAAAATAAATGCACAAAAAAAACAGCTCAGAAAACCACCGGAAATATAA
- a CDS encoding GtrA family protein — protein MSYFFNKVRDLIIRIIDWFYFPFFKFIPIEIFRYAATGGANTLLDIFLYFIFYHFVLQMQIVDVGFVAISPHIAAFLMVFPITFTTGFLLAKYITFTASELRGRIQLFRYGVSVAGSVLLNYIFLKLFVEVAGMYATLAKGVTTFIVVVYSYIIQRYFSFKTNKILATENVPD, from the coding sequence ATGAGTTATTTTTTTAACAAAGTTAGGGATCTGATAATCCGGATTATCGATTGGTTTTATTTCCCTTTTTTTAAATTTATCCCCATCGAAATTTTCAGGTATGCAGCTACGGGTGGTGCAAATACCTTACTCGATATCTTCCTGTATTTTATTTTTTATCATTTTGTTTTACAAATGCAAATTGTTGACGTGGGATTTGTTGCCATTAGTCCGCACATTGCAGCATTTTTAATGGTTTTTCCCATAACTTTTACTACCGGATTTTTGTTGGCAAAATATATAACTTTCACAGCCTCAGAATTACGTGGTCGTATTCAGCTTTTTCGATACGGTGTTTCAGTGGCCGGATCTGTTTTATTAAATTATATTTTTCTGAAACTATTTGTGGAAGTGGCCGGAATGTATGCAACTTTAGCTAAAGGAGTAACCACTTTTATTGTGGTTGTGTACAGCTACATTATCCAACGCTACTTTTCTTTTAAAACCAACAAAATTCTGGCTACTGAAAATGTACCCGATTGA
- a CDS encoding CPBP family intramembrane glutamic endopeptidase, whose protein sequence is MNEVRQKYYPTILQSIHLLILYMFIQTIVDFPLALIDYYKDTEYLYNPVKKIVLGVGSTLFILIYGFKKSKAPFLKVFPLKMFNPLILVPIATFFWGIQNLLNDVNAWVEKMIPAPVWFWEMFSKIFDSDFGWWGAFIKVAVVAPVVEELIFRGIILQGLRRNYNAFVAVFMSALLFSLYHLNPWQMPATFILGLLLGWIMIRTNNIVLSILGHSINNLLVLLTITYWEKISAHAIYLLEKQEFMYLSGLVVSLSVILIFLLSIKWRKNNRK, encoded by the coding sequence ATGAATGAAGTAAGACAAAAATATTATCCAACAATTCTGCAATCCATTCATTTACTTATCCTCTACATGTTTATTCAAACCATTGTAGATTTTCCGCTCGCTCTAATCGATTATTACAAGGACACAGAATACCTCTACAATCCGGTAAAAAAGATTGTACTTGGCGTTGGATCTACGCTTTTTATACTGATTTACGGTTTCAAAAAGTCCAAAGCACCTTTTCTGAAAGTATTTCCGCTAAAAATGTTTAACCCGCTGATTCTTGTTCCTATTGCTACTTTTTTCTGGGGAATACAAAATCTCCTGAATGACGTGAATGCATGGGTAGAAAAAATGATTCCTGCGCCAGTTTGGTTTTGGGAAATGTTCAGTAAAATTTTCGACAGTGATTTTGGCTGGTGGGGAGCGTTCATAAAGGTAGCTGTGGTGGCCCCTGTGGTAGAAGAACTTATCTTTAGAGGAATAATTTTACAGGGATTGCGACGCAATTACAATGCATTTGTGGCTGTTTTTATGTCGGCACTACTGTTTTCCTTGTACCATTTAAATCCGTGGCAGATGCCCGCAACATTTATTTTAGGACTTCTTTTGGGATGGATTATGATTCGGACAAATAACATTGTCCTTTCTATTTTAGGCCATTCGATAAACAATTTACTGGTGCTGCTCACAATAACCTACTGGGAAAAAATAAGCGCCCACGCGATATATTTGCTCGAAAAACAAGAATTTATGTATCTCAGTGGCCTTGTGGTTTCGCTTTCAGTGATTCTCATTTTCCTGCTCAGTATAAAATGGAGGAAAAATAACCGAAAATAA
- a CDS encoding DUF456 domain-containing protein codes for MDYVLIGLGVILIISGILGCVLPIIPGPPLSYIGLLLLHFTERYQFSSRFLVIWAIITAVVYALDYIIPAWGTKKFGGSKRGVWGSIIGLVIGLFFFPPFGIIIGPFVGAVVGELTAGKDSGAALKSGFGSFLGFLAGTLLKLITSGMMTWYFFRELVVSI; via the coding sequence ATGGATTATGTTTTAATTGGCTTGGGAGTCATTTTAATAATCAGCGGAATTCTTGGCTGTGTACTACCTATTATTCCCGGACCGCCTTTAAGCTATATCGGTCTACTCCTGCTTCACTTTACAGAAAGATATCAGTTTTCATCTCGTTTTCTGGTAATATGGGCCATTATAACTGCTGTCGTTTATGCACTCGACTATATTATCCCCGCCTGGGGAACAAAAAAATTTGGTGGAAGTAAACGCGGTGTTTGGGGCAGTATCATCGGGCTGGTTATTGGTTTGTTCTTTTTCCCGCCATTCGGAATTATTATCGGCCCGTTTGTTGGCGCAGTGGTTGGTGAATTAACTGCTGGAAAAGACTCCGGAGCAGCGTTAAAGTCCGGCTTCGGCTCTTTCCTTGGTTTTTTGGCGGGAACGCTGCTAAAACTAATCACCTCCGGAATGATGACATGGTATTTTTTTCGAGAACTGGTGGTTTCGATCTAA